The DNA region AATACATTTTAGGGTACTGATACATACTGGAGGTGATACTCTTAAAATAAAAccatgtaataaaataaaaaaagaatagctaTTCAGTTGTCCTCAGTGGCCACATAGTATACGCAGAAGCCTGATGAAAATTTATGTCTCTAGAAAAGATTTATGTAAAGTTTCTGACCAGCTTATCAATTGTCTCCTAGATATGACCACTTAGAGATCTTGAAATATGTCATATTAAAAAATGAACTCAAGGTCCCCATTCATTTTAAGTCTGTCCCTCTAATTGTTTCTACCGGTTTACACAAACCAAAATTTAAAAGTCATCTTTAGCTTCTTCATCTCTTATACAGTACAGCCAATGTCATCACCTATGTTTTTCTCACCACCAACTACTTTCTATCTACAATGCCACATTAGTGAGACCACTGTTAGTTATCTACTATATGATTGCTAGAGACTTAACTGATCTTGCTTCCACTATGAGCAACATTCTACCCACTTTTTGTGTTGTTGCTAGAGTAATTTGGAAATACAAATCTTACCTTGTAATTACCCTGTTAAGATCCTTTGTCTCTTCAGTATTTTTCAGGGAAAGATTAGTTTTATTCCTTACAAGTTACAGCTTACAAGGCTGTATATGATCTgatcattttaacattttttgcATCAACCCATACAATTTATGTTTTCTGTACAAATTCTGCCATAAATATTCTACAGTGCTTTAGGTTTCTAGAGACAGCTACTTTCCATCTTGCATCCAGGACTTTTTCTTATCCTGTTTTGCGTTTGAATTAACTCTCCTTTCCACTTAATCTAAGGTAATTTCTACTCTGCATTTTGTTACCCAACAAAAGAGTAAATACTGTACACTTTTATTCATATAAAGATTtttagaaatgggaaaaaattaaTCTTTGGTTATAGATATCAGGATGGTAGTTTCTCTTGGGTAGGGGAAGGGGTATGACTAGAAAAAGGCACGTAGGAAACTAATGAAGTTCTGGCAATAATTGTGTTTCAGTGATGCAATCCCATCATGAAaagccatttttttgtttttctctatctATAATATGTGTAAGTAGAAAAGTTAGTTTCTAATTTGCCTTAGCCAAAACAGAAATACATTAACTCAGTCAAGATTTTtcacccaggcactggtggctcatgcctgtaatcttagcaatctggaggctgagattttaggatggcAGTTTTAAGCCAACTGGGACAGGAAAAAACCATGaaccccttatctccaattaaccatgaaaaacctggaactggagctgtgattcaagtagtatagcaccagccttgagaagaaaaaaatggacagcacccaggccctgagttttttaGAAAAGCTGACTTTTCTATCCAAGTGGGTTGCTTAAAAGTTTCtgccagctgggcgctggtggctcacaactgtaatctagctactccggaggttgagatctgaagatctccgttggaagccagcctgggcaggaaagtccctgagactcttatctccaattaactactcaaaaactgaaagtggcactgtggcttaagtacagcattatccttgagcaaaaagaggctcggggacagcacgtaggctctgagttcaagcctcaaccaacaaaaaaagtttctgctttgGCCTGGTAGTTTAACTGTTGTTGAGTTTTCTAAGAGAGTATCAGCAAGTAAAGAAAGGCAAAGAGGAAATGCTTTAGGCTAAGGAAGGGTTTttgaaaagtacttttttttttttgtcccaaatGGTTGTCCCAAAATGGCTGAGGAATCTAGACATACCTCAGATTGTTCTAGGAAGTAGCAGGGGGGATGAGTAATTAAGACACACATCAGATTGTTCAAGAAAATAGTAGGGCTGTTGAGTATGTTTTGAGATTATTAGGGGGGAGGTGATCCTCCatctctccaagagtccaccactcagagacagtctcaaataaaaagatggatttattgaggaagtaaaaagtatactgaccagccagggccacagcccagactcaggagcccgagccactcagggttgggttataaaggcaaacaccacatggtcaagtttgccacacgcaggtggccaatgaggttacaacacttacagagcatgccaggtcactggcacgtggccagtggagttacaatctgtctcatagaaactgtttaaaccaacctatcattttagttagatttGGCACAGGGTTGGCCGGGCTCACCTGATGCAGGCAGATGCACCTACCcacaggagggcacaggtttaactttgaatgttctactactcaggtgatctagcagtttacacaatcttatcacagggaaggggaacttccctggatagggtggggagatcttagtgaagatggagtcggcttctgctctctttaactaatctgagatggagtcaatttgACACTCCTCAGCagtcaatgatggtgctggcaagatctgacctccatattacactaagAGAGTGTTCACTTTCTGTCACATCATCTATGAAAGAAGTACTTAATGTTTTGCCCAAGTcatgagacgaccaccaagaagaccaccgagagccagaccttccgaaatgcaaaagcaaggctttattctggctctcagtggtcttcttggtggtcgtctcacgacttgggcataacacttaACACAGAGAAATGCCTAAAAATACTTTAATAGCCTACAATGTCTTTATGATTTGTTTGAGATCTTTCCTCATGATTCTGTTAGGTACAACAACTATGACCGGGCTGTCATCAATACTATACCTTATGATGTTGTCCATCGTTGGTATATGGCACACCGGACTCTGACAGTTGAGTTGAGAAGAGCTGAGAATGAGCTTTGGGTCAAACTAAAACCTGGAAAGGTGGGTCCTAAACTCTAAAGATGTCTAGTAAGTTTGTTACACCAAAGCAGTGAAGAAGGGTATTTGTTTAATATGTGTCACAGTgctacaaaggaaaaagagaagcaaaCTCTAAGTGTTATTCCTAGTCCTGCCACTAACTTACCGAATGGTGAGAGATTTAGCTAAATGATCCCTAAGAGTCCTTCCCGCTTTATGATTTCATTTGGTCTTTGGAGTGGGGGATAACTTGGGTGCTTGGTTTACACTTAGTGCCTCgtgcttgcaaggcaggcactctaccacagagccatgttcctagcccttTTTCATACTGATTACTTTGCAATAGGCTAAGCTTagctttttttccagtccctaaCCAGACTTCAATCCTACTTCCCACAATTGCTGTGATGAGAAGCACATGGCACTGCACCCATCTATTAGTTTCATAACTTTTTGCCCCCATTGGCCTCAAACCAATCCATATCTCAtcctttcaagtagctaggattacaggcataagccaccacacccagttcgCTTTTCAAATCTTGATATTTTCTCTGGATGAAAAATATATTCACCTTATAATAAAACAGTAGTTTACCCTTTGAGAAAGCATagagtaaaaattaaaaagattgaaTCCAGTTGCATAATTTACTTTGGAAAACAGAATAATTATTCAAGAAATAAACTCCCTAAATTCAGAGCCTATTAATGACTCTTGATTTTTTAACTTCTTCTGGGGCTACTATTATATAGGGTTATACACATCTTAGTTTCCAAAACTCTACATAATCTCAGAAGAAAAATATCTCATTGAGTATAGCCACAGGACAAATTTTCTCTCTCCTGGTTTAGGATTTTTGAtagtgtttttctctcttttacccATGTACAGGTACTATTCATAGACAACTGGCGAGTCCTACATGGTAGGGAATCCTTCACTGGCTACCGGCAACTCTGTGGCTGCTATTTAACACGAGATGATGTATTAAACACTGCTCGCCTCTTGGGACTTCAGGcttaaaattgacaatattagGTTTATGAATACACTTACCATCTTAGCCACCAGAATTTCCTATCAACAGAGTAATGTATCAGAATTTACATCACATGGTTTCCTTAATCTGTCCAACAAAACAGAAGCTACCTAGTTCTGTAACAGAGGAAACCTGCTAGACAAATGAAGTTTCTGACTCATCTAACATCAGCCATCTAGTGGGATAGCTGTTTTCTCAAGTTATAACATAAGCCTCCTtgttttataaactttttttgCAATATAACATCCATATTAAAAGGAAACCaataatatttactgagtaaAAACTTCTTTCAATTAAAACAGTTGGAATATAATGCATTctagaaatgagaaatgaaaacTATTGATAAAGCAAACCTTGCCTAATTTTTGGCCTTAGCATCCATTTATGAGAGACAATATATGGTTAATTGTATTTCTATGtgtgtttatttcacttaaactGTCTTCTAGTCCTATCCATTTCAACAAAAGACAGgtaccacttttctttctttataaatgaatacatatattcatttgtatattcatatgtatacatataaattcatatatatacatatgtttacttCATCCATTCACAGGCatttaggttgattccatatcttatctattgtgaataatgcaccAATAAACAGGAGTGTGCAGATATTCTACGATGTGCTGGTCTTTTGGATGTATACCTAGAAAGGAGTAGCTGGACTGTATAGTAGAATACTAATTTTTTGAGGAATTCCCATACTGTGTTCAATAGTTGCTATACtgatttacatttctaccaagaGTATATAATACTTCCTTTATTTATATAATTCACTAATActtgttatttttgtatttttgataaCAGCCATTCTGAGCGGGGTAAGAGTATTTCTCGTTGTGGTTTAGATTTGTATTTTCCTGATAACTACTCATGTTGATTTTTTCATGTACTTATTGAAAACTTGTATatcttattttaagaaatagcAATCTAGGACAATAGCCTTTGTTgtctgttgatatttttgttttagggATATTGGGGTGGTTTTTTATATCtcaatttcttgtttatttgagacaAGGTCCCACTATGTGGATCAAACTGAACCTGGTTATGTAGCACCAACCTGGCATCAAACTCATATCTTATGCCTTAACCTACCACAGAATGGGATTACAGACCTGCACCATCACAgtagctattatttttttaatgacatcACCAATACTGTTCCTATTGAAAATTTCACTTTGCTTACATATTGTAAGCACCACCACTGTTTCAGATGTATGCTTGATGATTTTCTGCCATACTGGAGATTAACATTCACTCAATTGTGAGCTGTGAGCCTTAAGACTCCTAAAAACTGTCCAATAAGCATTGATAGTAACTAGATATTGAGTGTGAGAAATGCTAGAAAACTAGAACATGGAAACATCTATCCCTCAGCTATCAAGGGATGGCATTTTCACAAGATAGCCTGTGAAAAAGTCCTTGTTCATTCCTCACTCTCCCTCCCCTGTGCAAGCACGTTAGATGAAAAACCTAAGTCCAAACATCATCACCAGGCATGAATCATCAccctaaaccttttttttttttagaagaaatatAACAGACTAAGGTGGGTACCCAGGTCTGTAGCCAGAGATGAAAAGAGCATTCCAGAAAAACCAGGAGCATGCACCCTCTCTACCTTTGCAATCAGTTGGGTGAAGGTCTGAGAACCCTGTAGGAACCCTCCCGGTATCCAAGTGACAGTACACAGTGAACATTCTGGCTAGGGTCAATCTCTCAGGGGCCTCTCCTTGACTTGCCATTACTTTCAGTTAAAGTAGAAATAAGAATCAGAGAAACAGTCCATCCATTTTGAGACACTTAACATAGCCTCTCCCCTAGAAAGCACAAAACTCAGCCCTTAAATATCATCCTCAAAAGATGAGTACCAGGTATGACTACAGCATGTTCCCAAAGCTAGATGGTTGAGAAAGAAGTTACATTCTAAAGAGTTCCTACTTCATTGCTCTGAAAAGTGTAAAGAGTAATTAGACAGAAAACGGCTAAATTAacttggataaaaaaaaaagattgacatttactttttaataaacatCTATTCATTGTACATAATGACATCAAGGGTGATATTTCAACATATGCATGACACTTGACAGAGGAATGAAATCTTCCTGATGGCGGAGGTGGAAGAGGCCGGCTTGCATATAAGGGATCCTACCATACAAAGAAAGCCTTGCTGCTTCTTCGAGCAGCTAAAAGTTACATGGAAATCACAGGATGCCTTTCAGAAGGGACCGTGTGATTTGCAGTGCCAACTAGGTAACATTCCGGCTGGAACTGCTGAGCTGGACACCTCTATGTAAATTAACAAAGCTTGATCCTGGATTTAGGGCTCTAAGACCAACAAGACTGCAAGATTTAGATTGAGTCCTGTGAACATGTATGGCAGCTGCAATGTGAAACTTGGTGGCCAGAAAGGCAAAGAAATGGGCTTGTGGGCGTCATGATGAGGACATACCGTTGGTGCACTTAAAAGACTGCGAATGCAACTGCTCACTAGGAAACAAAATAGGAGTGGAAGAGGAAGGGGTGTGAAGAATTCCCATCCCTCATGTTGCAGTTCTTTTGGACCCGAGCCACTTTCTCCGCTGTGCTGATTAATCAAAATGATCTACTGTGGCCtgtaaaattctagctactcaggaggcagagatctgattcTAATTAGGCCAGCCCCGGGAGAAACGCCTGAGAggccatttccaattaacccgcaaaaagtcagaaggggatccctggttcaagtggttgaatgccagccttgagggagaaaGCCAACGGAGTTAGAGGCCGGAGTTCTAGTCCCGGAGTACCAGCACACGCATACACGAACAAGACCTACCTATTGTGCCTTTTCCACACACTGCTGCCTTAACAATGGGCACTTAGAAGCTAGCTTTCAGTCCACAAACGGCCCTTATGGTGGCAAAGGGAATGACAGACAACACAGGAGCAGGAAGACCACCTTTTATTTCTCCCCAGTGCcaaactggggggcggggggggtcgcCGCTCTGGGTGTGGGGGGGTCTGGCAAAAGGGGGTCTGGTTGATGTGACTCATCAGACGCCCTGTCCCGAGGGGGAGATGGTTTCTTGCAGAACGAGGTGAAGGAGGTGGTTCTGCTCGGCACTCAGCagtggccacatctccacctgcaGCGACTTGATGGCTTCCGTGTCTTTCTCATGGGTAGCCATGACTAAGGACTGAAGCAGCAAGAACAGTTCCTCGGGAAGCTGGCCGCTGCTGCAGTCCTGCCCGTGGCTGTCGAAGGCCTCCCAGGAGTACCTCTCCAGCGTCTGGGCGTGCTCGGGCAGCAGCTTGGCTGGTGgtggctgcaggagcagcagcagcagtacgCGGGACACCTCGCACCGGGCCAGTACGTCCGAGAAGGCGCCCAGCGTGGCGGGGGACGGAGCCGCCGAGCCAGCGTTCGCGGGGAGGGACGCAGTGGAGGCCGCCCCGGGTGCCGGCTGCTGGGGTCGCAGGGGtaggggcgggggcggaggcgggggctgctgctgctgctgctgctgctgcggcggcggcggcggctgcgggggCGGAGGCTGCAGCGGcaggggcggcggcggcagggGGTGGCTGCCGTGGTCGCGTGCCAGGCGCTGCATGTGCGTGAAGACCGCCAGGGCACCTGTGTAGTCGCGCGCCAGCAGCTGGCACGAGGCGGCATCGCCGAGCGCCTGCAGCGCGGCCAGGGGCAGCTGGGGCAGGTGCAGCTGGGCGGCACGCTGGAAgtggccggcggcggcggccggctgGCCGAGGTCGCGCAGGGCAGCGGCCAGTTCCAGGCACAgggcagcggcggcggccggcTGGCCCAGCTCCAGGTGCAGGCGCACGGCGGCGCTCAGGGCGCTGGCGGCCGCCTGCAGCGGTTCGCCATAGGCGGCGGGGCAGACCAGACGCTGTCGAGCGTCGCACTCCTGTCTCAGGAAGAGGCGCGCGGCCTCGGTCAGGGCCAGCGCCTCCCCCGGCCCATGGAACAGCGCCTGCTGGCAGCGCGCTACGGCCAGCTGGCACCAGGCTGCGTAGGGCAGGCACTCCTGGGCGCGCAGCTCCCGGCCCAGCTGCCCGAACTGCTCGCCGGCCTCGGCCACGTTCGGTTTCCGCAGGAACCGCTTCTTCAGCTTGTTGGACACCAGACGGTACCGCGCCAGGAAGTCCCCGGCCTCGGAGCCTGGGCCCACGCCGCCGCCGCCAAGGcctaggcccaggcccaggcctaaGCCCGACGAGGAGGCCGCCATGTCGACCACCCCGCCGCTTCCGGGAGGGCGCGCTGACGCAGCAGGCTGGCTGGGCCACACCGCCGCCGGACCGCGACGTGCCCCGCGTCACCGCGGGGGGGCTGCCGTTGCCTGGCGACCAGCAGGCCGCTCGGGAGGATGGGGAGCGCGCGCTGctagtgggcggggccgggggctgcTCTGGCGTCCGCCCCTGACGCGCTGCAAATCCGGGACCTAGGCTTGGCCACCGGCTCGCCCCGGGGGCAAGAATGAGGCTGAAAACCCGGCTGGGGTCCTGGGCCGTGGTGATCTGGACACCCAGCCCCGTGAGCGCCCAGGCCacccctccagccccaccccggTCGCCGTTACACGTGGGGTCTGTGGGGTCCCCGTTGTGGCTTCCGGGATGCCATCATCCCGGGAACCTCACCTGGCCGGACGCGGGCTGCCCTGGCTCTCTGGGAGCCAAGTGGACCCTGGATGGCTCCTGTCTCCGCCGCCTCCTGGACTGGACGCCGGACACAACGGTGATTAGGTTCCACCTGCCTCCATGCCGGCCGGCGGGGAATGATGACCTCACCAGTCCTCTCTGGGTCAAACGCGCGGTCACCCCAGAGCCTGTCAGGAAGTGCCTGCACGCAGATGACGTGGCGCGCAGATGACGTCGTGCCTACCCGACGGTCCCTCCGGGAGCCTGTTTCCCCTGAGAAGGCAATTCTCGCTCTCCTACCTGGCCCGGAACAtgctgggaaagaggaagggcctccagcttgctagacaggtgctctgccacttcactcttgcctccagcccctttttgcactGGTGATTTTAGGCCTAGGCTCTTGTTGCATGTCCAGACAGGCAGGCCTGTCATCCCCTTACTTGTGCTTTCAGGTATATGCCACTGTAGCCCGCCATCGGTTGAGATCATGAacttttttaaattgtgtgtgccagacctggggcttggacctagggcctggacgctgtccgatagtgccggagccagccggcaacgaaagggaatcctgatcgAGGGGGCgaggataaagaaaaagaaagacagaagactaGAGACAAAAGACGAAAGATGGGGtagggaggtctgcagctcgaaactgcagccccgtttattcttaacttccagcttatatgcagtttaggaaccggggaatagcatagggttactaaagttcaaaaaaacaagaaagccttgaagtcGGCAATACCAGGTGGCAGTAAAgacaagataaggttgaatggttaacataaaacagactcttgtggacatagtaaaacatctccgattagtgctgtctttcaagtaagccatatccttgcacgttccttgagataacatagccagatgtcaggatgaactttgctggcGGCTCCCTACACTTtagcttttgaactcaaggctagcactctaccacttgagccagagctccacttgggcttttgggtggttaattggagataagagcctcatggactgccctgctgggctggctttgaaccggaccTTCACatgtcagactcctgagtagctagggttacaagcctgagccactggcgctcagcTTGCCTAAGACTTTTCATAATTTAAGTATGTTTCTCAGCACAAACCCCTTTGATTTTAACCTGTTCTGGGACCTTTGGTTTTTTTAAGTTAGGATATCCATTTTCCTCCCTCTGTTTGGGGAGTTGTAAGCCATTATTTCTTTGAgtttcctttgtcctttttctcgCCTTTTAAGGCTTCTCTGAAGAATAGACTGTTTTGCTTGGTATTTTTCTATGAATTCTACATGCCTTCTCCATTCTCCCCTTTTTGTTACTCTAAGTGGAATAAGTGGACTGGAGGAGGGTCAACCAGACTCAGTGGCATTGAGCATGTTGACAGTACCCTGAAATTTTCACCACCATCTGCTTCTAAGGCATTTTCCCCACCCA from Perognathus longimembris pacificus isolate PPM17 chromosome 28, ASM2315922v1, whole genome shotgun sequence includes:
- the LOC125343439 gene encoding 40-kDa huntingtin-associated protein-like, which translates into the protein MAASSSGLGLGLGLGLGGGGVGPGSEAGDFLARYRLVSNKLKKRFLRKPNVAEAGEQFGQLGRELRAQECLPYAAWCQLAVARCQQALFHGPGEALALTEAARLFLRQECDARQRLVCPAAYGEPLQAAASALSAAVRLHLELGQPAAAAALCLELAAALRDLGQPAAAAGHFQRAAQLHLPQLPLAALQALGDAASCQLLARDYTGALAVFTHMQRLARDHGSHPLPPPPLPLQPPPPQPPPPPQQQQQQQQPPPPPPPLPLRPQQPAPGAASTASLPANAGSAAPSPATLGAFSDVLARCEVSRVLLLLLLQPPPAKLLPEHAQTLERYSWEAFDSHGQDCSSGQLPEELFLLLQSLVMATHEKDTEAIKSLQVEMWPLLSAEQNHLLHLVLQETISPSGQGV